attctaaagggttcacaaactttgaTGCACTACTGTATCAAAGAAAGGTTAACACGTGTACATGTCTCCTCCAAGATGTGTGGAGCTCTGTCGTTGTACCTTTTTCTAATAAAACTGCTCATGAAACAACTCAAGGTAGATAAAGATGCTTGGATGaggcaatgtccattgttaaaagcgttatacaaatacattgaattgaactgaaaatTGAATTGACTTGCAGAAGGTTTCCTACACTGCCATTGCAAATGGCAGTGTAGGAAACAATATCACTCAGGTGTGCCTGAAGTTCAGGGTGAAAGTCAAAAATCTGAAAACACTCTAATGCTGGCTAAACCactgcatttaaataaaagatcacacaaaaactacaattttcTATTTCAAGTGAATGATGCGTATTAATAACAATATGACTGGGGACATGCACTAAAAACAGTTCATTTATGattgaaatttttatttaaatgtggtATTAGCCAGGATAATACACAGTGACCGCTTGACCAGCAAATGTTTGGTTATTGTACAGCATGAAATTGTAGACtgctaacaaaatgtccaaagATCAGTCCAATAGTAAATTGCTCAGAAGAATTGAACAATTGTCATTTTTTAGTCCTTTTGCTAAAAGGCTGTAATTGCAACCTGGCAGTCTTGTGAAAGGCACACTAGGTTAAATTTGTCTAGATTAGATCATGTCTGGTACTCTGATTTGAAAAAACAACCCTGTCGATTTGAATTTAGTAAATATTCaaacaagtgtgtgtatgtgagtgccTCCTCAATAtaatacaaatgtaaatgtttaattaaaaacacttcataaaaaataaaactattattataacaacaggGTCTTATAGATATATGATAGGTCTTTTATTAGATATCTTAATTATtgaaataatgcattttttttcttctatattGCGTAACTCCACATGAACTCTTTTCTGCTTATAAGACCCCACTGAAAAATATGATTATGATGACTAAGATGATTCACAGTAAGTTGCATCACACCTCTACCAGGAGGAAAAAGattcaaaaacatatatatggTCTGCCTGAATaccggattctgattggctggaaggtgtgcgttcaaaccgttgaatgcacaggtagttccagtcagtttaatcaccgttctaaattaatgcgccacgtatatataaaataaatgtactatGATACAGTTCATTATTGCTCTCAACTACagaaaatagattttaaaaactcagtttaattttttaaactgtattataATGgtcaaagaaaatgaatcaaaattcAATAACCTTTTGACTGTAGCAGTTACACATGTAAAACCAAGTGCACCGATACAGTtaatcagattttaaaaactcagtttttaaaagttttattttaatgtttttttattttgcaaaaaaaaaaaaaagaaaaaagaaaaagaaaagaattcaaATGAAATATCTTTTTGCATATATGGGGTACATGTAAAACCAAATGCGCTATAAATGCACCAAATGTCTATTATTCCTACCAACTACTAGAAAATAGATTTGAAAAACtcagttacattttatttcatttttttgttgttttctaaaaaataataaaaattcaataACTTTAACTGTAGGAGTTACACATGTAAAACTAAATGACTATGGTACAGTCCATTATTCCTATACAAACTACAGCAATTGCAAGTGTctcattttacatattttttgtgcaaaatatttataaaaaaaaaaaaaaaaaaaaagttgattgcAGGCATTACACTATTATTCCCATCAACTACAGCATCTAAAAAGTTCCATTGCCtttcaaaatgtatttactttattgatttgtttgattttgtccaaaaaaaaaaaaaaaaaaaaaaaaaatcatttttatttcatttaaagttATGTTTGTTATTCCTTGTCTAACCCACACATTAAACTACAGTTGCTACGAACTACAATACGTTAAGACAAGCCATTATAACAGAATTCTGAAAGATTTTTTGTAATAGTGATTTAGTAAAATAACCAAATGAGTCACTGCATTTCTTACTGGTGCATGCAGTATTAGCACAGTTACAAAAGGGACTTCTTTACAATCATCTGgcgtcacccagatgaggatgggttaaGGCAACCTTGACTAACAAATGACAATACACATTGCTTATGTATtggttaatctttttttttttattattttcaataaatgaTGCATGTCAGGGAACAAGAGTACCAAACATTGGATCTTAGAAAAAAATTTTAtccacatacaaaaaaaaataaaaataaaaataattggaATGCTGTGCTAAACAGTTAGTTTTACAACAAAAGTTTGAGAGTGGATCTATCTAGATTCAGCATTAATGCACAGCTGTATTACTGCTTGCCATTGCCATTGATAGGCAGGCTCTTGTAGGCATCAGAGTCGAGGAAAGCCTTGATTTTGGGACGGCTGGACAGCTTCTGCACAAAGCCTTTCAGGGCGGGGAAGGAGTCCAGACAGTTTGGGCTCAGCACCTGGTGGTTCAGCAACACTTCAAAGAGACTGTAGTCTGCAAAGGAGATCTGTGGGGGGGGGACCTTAGGGTGAGAACTAAACCATACACATGCTTCAAAGACATTGTGGTTAGTTTTGTGAAAATACACCAAATATTCCACATTATGTGTAGAGCAAGGAGAAAACTAAAAAGTACTGTGGATGAGCAGGAATAATAATTGTTCTATAGAAATGTCGTACCGAGTCACCGACGAGGAAACCACTTTTGCTCTTCGCCAGAACGGCCTCAAACTTACAGAGGTGGTTCGGCAGGTCCTTGATGTATGCATCTTTGCCAGTGTCCTGGGgaacacagacaaaaataaGTGCAATTGTCATTCAAGGTTTACCCAGATATTTGTGTAGTCCTGGACAGTGACGGCTGGTGGTGATATTATAAAATGTCCCCAAATGGAGAGCAAATCTAGAGTGTTTCACTTCCTGTAATTGTGTGACAACTGGATCGACAGTCTGGACTAGAaagaataatttatttatttgtttatttattttttaaatagtgccTTTCTACACACTCAACGTCGCTTTACAATTAGAAAGCACTTTACACAGCAAgagaatcatttatttatttttaaacaatcacAATTAAGAGccacagaaatgaaaaaaagctGACTGTTGTGATGCATTTGCCACTATCAATTAAATTGCAGAGAGTATGATGAATCAGACTTGTGTAGAGCTTTGTCTTCTTACTGAACAGGCCGTATAGGATTTcagaggtttttcttttttttttagattattgcggccaaaaatgcttgattttgccgcaactttaaaaaacacttttaagttgttttgtgcggtctttcacagtgatgtttgttggtaaatgagaccttttagctggaCTCATggtcgacacacgtgaatcagAGAGGGCTTTGGCTAAATGTGCATTCTGACAACGTcacatgtcttggcccaaatctgcagaaatttaaaaaattacaagctcctccaaatattgtaGAGTTTGCTTGAATTTGTGTTCATCTCTGTGATcgtaaaatcctggaggaactgacTGAAGATAAAGCTTTGTTTAGTAGTTTCTTGGGTGTTAAAAGACAAGAGACTGAATCACTTACATAGTCCTGGTAGATCATTTTCACGTATTTATTACGAAGATCTTCAACTCCATCGTTAAACATATCGATCAGGGCGGCTTCGTTGTCATTCTTCCCGTATGCACCTGCACATGTAAACTGAGTGTCAACAGTAATCCTAATAAACGGTTATACTTGTCTGACTAGAAGTGTAtatgtacactatatacacatttgGACATAATAGATTAAATTTATTGAAAtgtattgtaaataaattatttacttaatagtatatatattttccccaaagaagtgttttattattcattataatttGTGAGTAATAATCATGAAAAACACTCCTATAAGCAGGTTTAAATtgtattataaattaataaactgCAGGACTAGAGCCAAAACCGTGATGAAGACAAAGTAATATACTGTGATATTGCCCCAGATACAAGTGTTCTGgatttacatacattttgaaCAGATGTTACAAATAATTACCATGTTTGCGTCCCAAATGCCTCAAAAAGGTATTtgactgaaacaaaacaaagtcacCATCCTGGAACTTAGGCAACTGTCCGAAAACctataaaatatcaaaataggaagtcattaaaatatttatttaaaaaaaaaataatagttacTTTATTCACTGTTGCAACTCCAGATAATATTTAGCCTACTTTGGAGGATAAACAGCAGAGAAGTAGATAAAAGTGCACATCTGTAACAGCATCTGTACAAGACACTCACACAGGTTTTCTTCAGGTCTCCCTTCGTCCACTCATCAAAGCTCACCACAACTTCCTTCCACTCCTGACCCTGGTCAGACAGCATGATCCGCAGAGCACCACATCGTCCTGGCACAGCACATAACATCAAAAAGGTCATTACTATGGTAACAGGATTTTCTAATCTCTTCTGCATGCATGTACTATGTCTCCTTTAAGCAAACGCTAACATGAATTCATTTATTAGGAGATTTGCTATAATAATCACCAACTGCTGTTAAGAAATCTCTTTAATTCATTTAGATGTCTGATCTACTTTTGTATCAGattaatgcaaaataaaacacGATAAACTAGTGTTAAGAGTGACTCTGCCACTCTCTCTTGCATGGTTCATATGCAAATCAAACTTTGCCCCCACTTTAGGTCAGAGAGAGCTGTAAAGCTCCCTTTTATTTGGTCGGTTTGCTTCGTTGCCAAATCAAATAGGTCTTGCTGAGTCATTATtgcgtctgttttttttttttttttatttcttagtATTTAGAGAAAGTTTCGTTGATATTCAGATTCCCCACAAAGGCAGCTAACAGCCAGAAAGACCATGAGATGTTTTGTTCAGAAAGACCCGAGGGGTCAAGAGCAAGTCATATGACTGTGGTAGAGATTAAGTAAATGATTGTCACATACCTCTCACAGCAAAGTATGTTATGGTGTAGGGTGGCACTGTGAAGGGGGGGGAAAGAGAGAATACAATGAATACTTGTGCATCAATTTCAAACAGTAACTCAATCACATCATATTTGTGGATTATTATAATGCTACTGATGCACGTTGAGGACATGTTCTGCATTTTGTGTAGTGAAACAGGAAGCTGTGGCATAGTTCTGATTCATCTTGTCATGCTCCATTAACACTTACAAGGTTGCTTTAATTTTAACTTAATTCAGAACTGTTGATTTTACTGCATTGTCTACAGATGTTTTTTGAACtagatgcgttttttttttttaaaccccactCCTTCAcgtgatatttaaaaaaaaatagaaaacagtcATTTAAACTACACTGACCCTGACCGGGATAAAAGCATATACTTAAGATTAATGCATTCTTTTATGCGTCGATCAGGGCCGTCATTATGCTCCCATGATAGTGTTAATGATCACAACCTTTATTCATCCCATTTGTCTGCCTGAGACTAAAAACCACCTCAACTTTTTTGGTCTGGTTCTGCAGGATCCTAATCTCAATGCTCAGCTCCACTGAAACAGTGTTTCAATGCAACTGGTGTGTTGTGCAACATGGTTTCAAGCCAAGAAACCGTTTGTGCCTACTTTTCACCCTGACGATAATCAAAGctgttcattttcattcaaCAATGCAgcttataaataaatgcatgtaaatatGAATGCACTACATTAATGTCATGCGTGGTTGACGAAACCATGTCCAGCAGTTTTGATTCACAGAAGATAATGTGATCACTGTCTGTGCCAAGCCTCGCTGGGTGTAATTAAGTATTGTAATTTAAATGCATATAGTTTAATCTTCCATTCAAAACATTAACATGAAAAACTAATCTGCTGTACTGCATTGCTCATGCATGTTATCAACTGCACTGTTGCTAGGTTCTAGataacaaaaaacccaaaacaatgGACACTTGAGACGGACGCATTGGTGCATGGCATCTCTAAGGAATGGATGAATACAGGAACTAGATAATCATCACCACAGTCACAAGGTCTCAGGAGACCAACAATGGACTGTATACCATAATTAAGTGGATGCATAATGCAGTTTGATAACTGTAGTTCcaaaatttgaattttttttttttttttttttttttttttttagaccaaATCACAAATCAACCAATGGAGTCACGGACTAAATAAAACTACATAGCAACTGGTAGCTGATTggttcttttattattattattattattattattattattattattattattaaatctttGTCATTCTTAAAAAGTTGTTTACCATttgtttttacttatttttgcaAATCTTGAACAAAGAAATATTGCACGtatatattcagatatttatttaaattttctctataaaaaaaagttgcacTAGTATTTTGTTGGGTGTTCGTGTATTGTTGTCCTCCAGTTCTGCACACTTCACTCAACTAAAACACACAACCATGCAATTCGTATATcgtgcaaaaataaatatatttacatatcgTGATTTTGACTGCATATTTGCATTCGTTCACAAACTTTGCACTCAAGACTTCCAGAGTGAATGAATAAAGTGATATACAAGCCTGGATATAAACTAGGTCTTGCAATAGCTCGCGCTAAACAAGATAACACaataatgaagaaataaatgcatttctCTACTTACTGTTTGTTGATTAAGTGCTGGTTTATTGCAGTGACTGCGCCCGTGTATGTATAGAAGTGATCTGCACAGAGACCACAGAGCTTTCCCCCTTTTATACAAGCTTAGAATTTTTTTGATGAGTCATGCTAATCTGGCTTTCTTCCCGGATGTTTTGTATATAAATGACTCGAAGAACCGGTTTCCTTTATGAAGTG
The genomic region above belongs to Ictalurus punctatus breed USDA103 chromosome 14, Coco_2.0, whole genome shotgun sequence and contains:
- the LOC108275325 gene encoding glutathione S-transferase P, with the translated sequence MPPYTITYFAVRGRCGALRIMLSDQGQEWKEVVVSFDEWTKGDLKKTCVFGQLPKFQDGDFVLFQSNTFLRHLGRKHGAYGKNDNEAALIDMFNDGVEDLRNKYVKMIYQDYDTGKDAYIKDLPNHLCKFEAVLAKSKSGFLVGDSISFADYSLFEVLLNHQVLSPNCLDSFPALKGFVQKLSSRPKIKAFLDSDAYKSLPINGNGKQ